The DNA window ATGCCGAAAGCACTACCATGCATGTACTAGGCCCAGCCACATATGAGTAGGTTATGTTTAAACGACAAAGATGAacatatatattttcccttggattcaatttgaaaaaaaaagtttacCAATAGTAGTTAAATAACGATGTGCATATATACATTCTTCTCAGAAGATTCCCGTCTACTGTGAGTAAAAATGACAAGAGTACAGCATAATGAATGTAATTTAGTTGTAGTAGATAAACCTAGTTTTTTTTTGGAGAATAGATAAACCTAGTTAATCCATGTTCACTTTCTCTACTTGATGCTCCTTAATTAATTTGCCTGCATATtagattactccctccgttcatcTTTTCGAGGTTGTATCTCCTGGACAAGTCGTGTACCCAAGTACTCTACTATTAATATGTCATTTGTATGATACAAATTTGTAATTTTAAGTAATAAATACTTTTGATACAAATCTAGCAATGTTTTTAATTTTGGTCACTTGTCCTAACAACACGAACTATGTTTTACAATTTCGAATGGAGTGTGTAAAAGAAATTGCAGGGTCCATGAAGATATATGATTCATTACATTTGAATAACTTTAAAAGTTAATGGGTTCAAATGAATATGTCGATTTAGCTGCATATGTTTTCTTAGAATTGGCATCTGCCTAGTTTAGTTCATTTGCACTAAAATTAAGGCAAGGAGTATATAGCTCTAGAGTACCCTAGCTAGCTTTCCAAATCCTTTGTTCTATGCTCAAATATTTGTTTAACACTAAGAAGAGGAACTCCTTCATTTACTTGCAGACTTTCGAGGACGGGATGACAATCATTGGTTCCAATGCAATCTCAAATGTGTCCAGCCCTATGGCCAATACTAGTCCACAGAGCGCTCCTGTAACCGCACAGTCCTTGAGAAAGTATAATCGCATACTGTATATGCACCAGATCATCAGTGGGCCAGACTATAACCAAGTAAATATAGCAAATCCAGAGCAGCCTGAGATGTTTGCTTACACCAATGTGCATGACTACCCCTTATATGATAGTCTTGGCCCTGGTAAAAAGCTAGTTGCACATGCCCAAGGCCTGCATACCAAGACTAGTATGAGCTATAATGGCTGGTTCCACTGGAGCAGCATAGTGTTTACTGATGAAAGGTTTGGCATTACTTAATGTTGGTCTTAAATACTTTGAACATTGAAATCTAGTATagcttttttttaactttgtatgCACATAGCTCGCCATGGATTGGGCTGCTGAAAGCTGACTGGATTGTTTTATACTGTATTCCTGATCTAGATTCCAGGGCTCCAGTCTTAAAACAATAGGAAATCAAGAAGGCGACTGGGCTATTATGGGTGGGACAGGAGTGTTTACTTTCGCGCAGGGTACGGTCACCACCTGTAGGATACAAGACAATGGGTTCTCAAACATCAACAGGTTCGTATTGATGCACTATGTTGCACACCAGTTAATGGAGTACTTCCCTAGCAGCAGTTGTGGCAAAACATTAAGTGGGTACCATTTCTTTTTTATTCCAAGCATGTCTATGATATCATGATTGATGAAAAATTGAAAATACACTGCCACGATTTCTTTATTAATTTGGAGAACTTTCTGGATGTCTTTTCATAAAATATTTCAATTTGAAAATACACTGCCAACCATATGGGCCTTAACAGTATGTATTTCAATTTAACAATAACACCTACAACTTGTGTTTTTTACAGAAAATCCAAAAGACCAAAAAATTGTGTTCTTCCTAGGATTAAATGCCGTGACCTACAACTTAACAATAACACCTACTATCATTACACCAAACAATCTCTTGTAACTACATTACTTCGTAATCGTATATGAATATTTTGACTACTAAATGATGTATTTTGAAACATATACATTGCAAAACTGCTTAGAACTGCTTAAGAATATATACATTGCAAAACTCAGGTACCTTTGAAAATCAAGCAAGAAGCCTAGAACTGCTTAAGAATGTTCGATATACACATATCGCCCTTAGAATAACAAGGTCGACATATACATTGCCCTTAGACCAAAATAGCCAATGAACTCGACATCGTTGCTATGGTTTCCATGTATTTTGAAACTCGCATATgcttttgtcacacccaattttaaggataaaatgggatgcaaaatcttatgtgcgcccagagatcagtcacacacataagccgacaaattttgaatagtatcatcacaaatgtttattacatcacgaataagacagagttttcaattagtcaagttacaagatcatggctttagttgagcactagcatcatacggttgaaaagatacaactaccgagagatctactcataaaactattagcttcatgtgttttaattatataaaaacatatataagatattttatagataatagaaattaagtcaaatttaagtttgaaatATAATACtgaagtaaaacaaatcatactttatttataaaacccagttgcacaattattattcaaattagaggttaaaccatgaaattctagtattagtgacatgataaacattgtcactaacacgtagatctcgttgtaatgaatcgagcacaacttgaatgggtcaaaacggatctaaaacgcaaaagatatgaaataaacaagatttcctttattaaaataatagattaaatctaacctcgaattttaaaagttgaaaacatatctaacagtagtatgaacatggagattatgaaattacgaacctaacgcgatttgaacgggtcaaatcagagttaaaacagagaagttatggctaaaacaaaatcagtggcaaatctgtaaataagtgaaaatgtattttggatctaaaccgaagaaactacgctttccaaagaagaaaacgtaacaTGTGAGTGCGCTTTGTACCGcgggtttgaaaatagaaaaccggaggggctcttttgcaatgtTGACCATCGAAGGGGTACGGATGAATATCGGCCGTCGGATCTAACATCAACGTGGCAGATGAGATGGGAGCGGGGAAAAAGAAAACCGGCTGCCGAAATAGTAAAGCCGGCGCGGTGGCGCCATTGCCGATCAAAGGGAGCTCGGCGGCGGAACTCAAAAACGGCCTACGGTGCACAATTTTCGACGGGGAAGACACGGGAGGAGAGAGGAGGTtgaggcgagctcacctagggCACTGGTGGGGACCTCCAAACACCTGAGACGACGCGCGGCTTGGCAAGTCGACGGCGGACAGCGGCGCATGCTAGGTCCACGGCTTTTTAGCGTCTCGGTGAGAATGGATGGATCTGGAGCTATgcggggggggtggggggggggggggggggggacgatgCAGCGCAGGGCTTCGACTTATATGGGGGCGGTCGGCTTAGGGCGCAAGCAACACGGTGCCGTGGTGGTGTCAAACTCCTCGGCAGCGGTAGAGTCCTAGGCGTAGACATGCTGAGGTAAGAGGCGGAGCTGAAGGGCGGGCACGGGCGGTCGGTGAGACAAGGCGGGGGACTGAGCTGTCAGTGaaccgagggagagagagagggcgctCGCGCGGCTTCGGCCAGGGCCGGTGCATGGCCGTCGGCCCAAGAGGAAGCGACGTGCGGGGGAGTAAGAgctgaattttaaaagttggaaacatatctaacagtagtatgaacatggagattatgaaattatgaacctaacgcaatttgaacgggtcaaatcagagttaaaacggagaagttatggctaaaacaaaatcagtggcaaatctgtaaataagtgaaaacgtattttggatctaaaccgaagaaactacgctttccaaagaagaaaacgtaacaTGTGAGTGTGCTTTGTACCGcgggtttgaaaatagaaaaccggaggggctcttttgcaatgtTGACCATCGAAGGGGTACGGATGAATATCGGCCGTCGGATCTAACATCAACGTGGCAGATGAGatgacttcataagatatgtgatGCAGTAAAAGCAACCATAGTGAATAGCAAGATTTCAAACTAATGCATGCTTAAAATATACAGAAGTGTCATACAAAGTAAAAATACAAATGTGGATAAAACATATAAATCAGTCCATTGCATAAAAAGTACTTAATAAGTTTATGATATAGACTATGAAGTATCTATTATGTctattttatagaaaaaaaacaaaaaagaaaaacatatAATTTAATATAAACAATTCTTTATAAGTCAAATGTATTAAACTATATATCTCTTAAAAAATATTTTGTACGAGAGCATGGGTTGATAAACTAATGAAAAAAATTAGGCAAGGATCATCCCCACCCAGTGCAGACCTGTGCTTGACTCAGGAGCGTGGAGCTTGGTAGCATCTGGACGTACGTGTTGTCTGCCGAGACGTGGACGGGGATGAGGTCCATGATTCCAAGTTCCAAACAATTTACAGTATTTTTTAGGAAACGCCaagacaatttttttttttttgagaaaaaggAAACGCCAAGATAATTTGTTGAGAGGCACACACGCAAGTTGCCAAGCCCAACAACAATAGTCTCGGCAGCATGTTGGGCGGGCCGAGAGTATGGTTGCAGGCTGGCCCAGGTAAACGGACGGATCGGGACGACAAGTCACAAGTGATCCACAGACAGTTCAAACTTCAAAGAGGCTTGCCGATTGACAACAACGGATATAAGATAGGGAAAAGTTGCATTTATGCTGATTATATCTCATATTTTTCTTGTCtaaaatttttatataaaatgcATTGCCCTTTGGACATATTCTACATTTGATTGACTTAGAGGTGGTTCAGTTCGCACTAAACGAACAGCTAGTGGGAGCGGCACCGCAGATGCCTTTGGCACTAGTCTTGGTCTCTGGATATATATATTTTTCAACTTAATTTACTagttgctatatatatatatttttccatATTAGGGCACGCACGAATCTTATAAAGACATTGTGTAATTTGCGCTATATATTTTTCCATATACTCTTATAAAGACATTGTGTAATACTATATTAGCACAATGCTATATATTTTTTTCCATATTAGGCCTTGCTTGCATGTTATCGGAttaatctcaatccacatgtgttggggtggattgggatggaatttagttcaagttctACTCCAATCCACTTGAGCACATGTGGATTGATGCCAATCCGACCACGTCCAAACAAGGTTTTAGGGAATACGTTCTGTATCGGCAAGCATGTCTTTAGAAGCTCAATCtacaataaaaaaatatttgaagGCGCTTATTAACAAGTCAGGAGAATCGGTTGTTTGATCAATTCTTGATGCCCTAGTATAATTAACATATACCCAATTTGTCGTTGTTTGATCACTTCTAAGCACTATGTCAACTCTTGATGGAGTCTTTATATAATATTTAATCTTCTAAGCACTATGTCAACTCTTGATGCCCTAGTATAATTAACATATACCCACTTTGTCGTTGTTTGATCAATGTGCCGGCCGGCAAGGGGCGGAGCTTGCTAAGAAACGCTGGGGTAATCGTCACTTTGGAACAGTGCAGAAAATCGATTCTCACGGATTTACCTGAAATCTGTCGTCGGTTCCAGTTGAAACCGATGCTCAGGCCTTGCTCTCCCACTGCGAGGTGCGTGCCGCCGAGCTTCTCTCCTGTTCTGACCAACTAACTGGGTCAAAGGACCAAGGCGATCGAGAAGCAGCTCTAATTTGCAGCCTGCGTGCAGGCCGCCCTCCATCTTCCAGGTTAGTGACAGATCGTTTTACTCTTAATAATCCGTGCTGTTCTAACGCTCTGCTTATTAGGAAACGCTTGTACATGCTCAATATCCCACTCGTTGTTGCGACTTAAAGACGCGCTAGAGGCAGAACGTATGACAGGCAGTTCGGCACACCACTATACTGCAGCATGCAGTGCTTTCCCTTCTTTTCCCTCTTTCATTCGCGCACAAATAAACAGGAAGCAAATTGACATCTGTTTCTGAATTTCTTTTCAAAACGAACAAGAGATCTGTATCTGTATGTGTGTAGTTTTAACAAACGAACGAGTTGCCCAGAGAAGACACGGCCACCGGCGAGCACCGAGAAACGGCACCGGAGTCACTGCGCGTGGTCGATCGACTTCGTTGCGTGAGCGCGACGGACAAGTGGGCCGTCGGCGAAGACGGACGCAGCCCATTGCGGCGGCGCACTACCAACATCACCGTATTTTTAGATAAAGGGTATTTCATACCCGGCTTCATCTACCTCGCGGTAGAATCAGGCCAATTATTACAAGATCTTGGTTTATAACCAATATTCAAAGGACAATTCTTGGCACCTCACAGCCACAAACTAAGAAAACAACCCATAAAAGAAAGTCCAGACTAAGACAGTCCAATAAACCTATTTGACAACCATCCATTGGAACTAAAAAAATGCAGAGCGGTTGTCTCCAAACGTTGACCAGCAAGAAGGAGCTGTTGTCGTGTGTCGTCATGCCGCTGCAGTCCGGCCCATTGCCTTAGCCAATAAGTTCCCCTGAATAACACCTGCAAAAAGGTTTTTGGTTTACATTTGTCAAAAACTACCTCATTTCTTGTTATCCATATTGTCCAACATAATGTTGTTGCTGCAGTTAATAACAACGAATTATGTCTCTTACTCCCTCCCTTAGACCAATTTGCAAATAAATCATCAATACTAAGAGGTGGAGATAAGCCAAACATTAAATGTACAGCGCGTACCAACATCACCGTTACAGAAAGGGGATTTATTTGCTACGCAAAGTAGTGATTTATTTGAACTAGAAACATGATTCTAGGAGACAGAATCTTCTATTAACAGAGATGGTTGCAAAGTATCGTGGTCTTCCAAAATACCAGTGATGTTCTTGAACTACAGAAACACTATTCTAGGAGACATGCTCTTTTATTATGAGAGATGTCTAGAAAGTATCAAGGTCTCCTAACATACCTAGTGATGTTCAGAACCGGCCAGTCCATTTATGCAGACAGTCCAAAACAACCAAGCCTGTAGATGAATTTTTAGAGGCAGGACACTTACAAAGGTCATCTTAAAAAATGACCTTCAATATAGGCATACCTCTTTTTTCTTTGCAAGTATAGAGGCATACCTCTTTAAGTGTACTGCCTGTATAAATTGATTAACACAGGAAGAAGTAGTTGTCAGTTTGTCACAAAAAAATTATAACTTTTGGGAAGACGAATTTTACGTCAACATTGTAGAGCTCAACAAGGTCTAAATCTTTATAGTTGACAAGGTTTTTACATGAAATTATTTAGACTGTCAAAATTTAGTTTTTAATTCTCAGATTTTATAAACTACACTTGCCTTCAACTCCCATCTCAGCCAATTGCGGGTGAGTATTAAGCTGCATGCACCGACCGGTTCAACCCAAAAGCTTTTTGACAGACCTACCAGTAATAATAATAAAAGGAATCTAACCGAAAGTAGTCACACAATGCAAAGTTTTCTTATTAAAATTGCAGTATAAAAATCTAGGCGTCTTTTTACTTATTTTGGTAGAATATATTGTGAAAATGCAATTTACAGATCATTACTTTGAAGATGTATATGTGCTCTATTGTTTTATACCATGTGCAAAATGGGACTTATTACTTGGTAGTTAATTGAATGTATACCTCAGCTATATTAAGATTGAGAGTGTGTTGTTTACATGTATCAGACCTACTATATATACTAACTACCCATCAACCTGTGCATTCGCACAGGATAGTTTAGAAAGTTTTTTTAATAGTCATACCATATATTTCTTAGGACTATAGCAACCATGTGTGGGCTAGTAGGTAAACAGGTTTTTTAGATCATTATGTGATATTTGTATACAGGATACTAACTCTAGCGTGAACGCTGGCCTGTTgaattactatatatataatgatCCAAACACCTGAGATTATGAGGCTATATGGCGCCAGAATATTTGCGGGGAGTAATCACATTTAAGACAGACATATATATAGTCTTGGTGTTATAATTATAGAGATCTTGACAGGACAGAAGACGGATCCTTCCATTGATAGTGTAAGAGCAATGTATCTCAGATAATGGTTTGACATTAATAGATCTGGCTAGTTGGCGTGTAGGGCAATATATATGTTTGTGTAGTATGCAACTCTAACCCGATATACACTCAGGTCTAAATTTCTAAACCCTACAGCTATAAGCCAAATATATTGCACAAGTTTGCTGGACAGTCCTAAAGTTTGCTAGTAAAATTATAGTTGTATTTTTTTATAGATCTTTAGTAGCTATAATCAGTTGGCACTGTTAAATATTTCATGTCCAAAGTAAATACTGCACATCTTTCTCCACTTATTGATTAATTAATGAGAAAATTTGGAGGATTTCCCCTAATTTTCTCTCATTTATCTGACTGAAGAATTATTGCAATATCTTCTTCAACAACAATATACTTTATATATTTTGTATGAGTTAACTTGACATTAAGTTTAATAATCATACGGTAAAGTCGATCTGGTAGTGCAAATCACAAAGAAATTACAAAACATGTAAATATATTTGTCTCCAAGCATCAACTCTCATAAAATTTGGATGTGAGGTAGTCCAAGGTACATTTGAGGAAAGAGGCTATTTGCATCTTAATTAGGATGTTAGGTGAGCTATGTGTTGGCTCTCTTCCGCCCTGTTCTTTAGCACTACTTCAGGAGTACCTTTCAGTGAATAAATAGTATTTTCCTTTCACAACAAagtagcataagcatcagcataagtcgGAGGTCGGGGGTTCAAGCCCCGGTGGCCACGAAGCGCGGGTTTTTCGCGTGAAAAACCCGCGCTTGACTTGTGACGCGCTACCGTGTGGCTGTCCAGTGGGGTCTTTCCCAGTATTAAGTTTTTTCCTATTTTTCAGTCTATTTTTGGGGTTTTTTTGGAAACCACATCACGAACCGACACTGATGTGAACcccccatcactaccggtttgccTGTGTCGGTTCAAAATATGGCAGTGAaggcgggggagggggagggttgaaccgacactgatttgaagatctggggtagtgaaaAGGCCAACTAAGCCTCAAGCCTATTAGAAGGCATCCACCCAAGTATTCTGATGTGAGATAGTCCACGGTACATTTGAGGAAAGAGACTATTTGGCATCTTAATTAGGATGTTAGGTGAGCTATCTGTTGGTTCTCTTCATGTTCCATATCAATCAGGATGAAGTTGGACTCAAAAAACATGTTGAGACCTGTTGTACTTATTGCATTGAGGTTACAGAATGCAAAATGGTTCTCTTCCACATTAAAATATTAATTTGTGTTAACACTGAAAGAGTGGCACTCCTCCATTGGTTTGCAGCTTCTCAAAGACAAGTCGATAAAGGAAGGCTCCAATTCAAGCTCAAATATTAGCGGCCTTTCCATGGACTGTtatcctcaaagtcgtcctgtcACCCAGCAATCTGAAGGAACTGTGTTCAATCGCAAATTGTACATGCACCAGATCTTTGACGGACCAGACTATAACCATGTAAATATTGCAAATCCAGGGCAACCTCAGATGTTTGGTTGCACAAATGTCCATGACTATCCCATATATGATAGTCTTGACCCCAACGCAAAGATTGTTGCACGTGCACAAGGTCTGCATACTGAAACTTGTCTGGACTATGATAACTGGTTCCACTGGAGCAGGCTAGTGTTCCGCGATGAAAGGTTCGTACTTCAGTACTTTGATCTTAATCTATTTGGACTTTCTCTTCTATAACATTTATGCTTTTTCTGCATTGCTATCCGCCTATCCCACCTACTTTCCCTTACTAATTAAAATTCTGATACTATATCCATATTGATTCATGTCACGGATACATGCACACAACTTGTCATTGGACTTACTTATTTTCCAAGTGTACCTTCTATTTGTACATCTGTACTTGCTGTAACGGTACTACAGAAATCATTTTCATCATCCATTATGTTTCACCGCTGGTTTGCAATACGAACTGTTGGTGAATATGTTCGCCAACGGTTCGTATTATGAATCGGTAGTTAAAAGTATTTTCACCAACGGTTCAGTATACCAACCGCTGGTCAAAATATCTACACTGCTATCGTAAGTGTAAAAGGCCCATCCGACCCATCATAGCCTATGAATGGCCTCAAAGTATATAATGGGAAACTCTAGCCTCTCCTCCCACTCTTGCCTCCCCCTGTCCACATTTCACAAATGCTGGCAAAAACCAGGGATGTGAAGGGGGTTTCCAAACCGGTGGTGATGAGGTTTGTGCAATAGTGGTTGTCCTGATTTGTTAAGGTCAACTGCAATTAATTGTTGCATGTAGGTAATTGTGTACATGCAATTGGTATGAGCTCCTGTGATTTAATGAGATGAACCCCTTTTGGATGCATGGTCCCCAAGCTAGAATAACACATATGTGCACTTTTTGAGTGTGTTCCTTATATTTTTATTAGAATAAATTTCACTTATATATGTATGTTTTCCTGTTAACTTGAACAACATTAAGGTAGGGAAGAAGCATTCCAATCCCTCTAATTGCAAATGTCAGTTGTTCTGCGAAAGTAGATCAATCATACAACCTTGATGGACATTATTTTAATTTATTGAttattgattcattttgagagtCATAGCATTCATTAACCAAGGACAAGTAAGGAAGAGAAGATTTAACATATACAATAGAAGTACGATTTTCATGGAGAAAAACTTAGAAGGCAAAAATAACTTACGTTCGCGATTTGAATGAATATACTGCTACCCAGAAAAACAAGCTTTCCAATTCTGTTAGTCTGCATTCAATTATTTGTTTTTAAACTAAGAAGAGCAACTCCATTGTTTGCAGTCTTTCAAGGACAATATGATAAATGTTGATTCCAAAGCAACCTCAAATGCATGCAGCCCTTCGATGGCTAGTCCAAAGAGTGGTCCTCTAACCCCACAGTCCTAGGCAACTGAGTACATTCGCACATGGTACATGCACCAGATCATCACTGGGACAGACTATAACCAAGTACCTATAGCAAATCCAGAGAAGCCTGAGATGTTTGGTTATACCAATGTGCATGACTACCCCATATATGATAGTCTTGGCCCCGGCAAGAAGATAGTTGCATGTGCAGAAGGTCTGCATTCCAAGACTAGTATGAACAATGGTGGCAGCTGGCTCCACTGGAGCAAAGTAGTCTTTGACTATGAaaggtaactccatgttgatcttACTCCAAACATTTCCCTGCTGTAAATATTTGGTCTATGCACTGTCATCCTGATTTTTCATTACTACTATACTTGTAACCGCATACATTAACTTGTGACATGCATAAGTTGATTGACTTGATTGTTTAAGCATCA is part of the Miscanthus floridulus cultivar M001 chromosome 9, ASM1932011v1, whole genome shotgun sequence genome and encodes:
- the LOC136479403 gene encoding uncharacterized protein, encoding MHQIITGTDYNQVPIANPEKPEMFGYTNVHDYPIYDSLGPGKKIVARAQGLHSKTSMNNGGSWLHWSKVVFDYERFQGSSFNAIGNQEGEWAIVGGTREFAFVQGTVTTHRVRESGPSNIKEIRIHAFCYPPTTPVETNNEVIAPVTAQSLRKYNRILYMHQIISGPDYNQVNIANPEQPEMFAYTNVHDYPLYDSLGPGKKLVAHAQGLHTKTSMSYNGWFHWSSIVFTDERFQGSSLKTIGNQEGDWAIMGGTGVFTFAQGTVTTCRIQDNGFSNINRFVLMHYVAHQLMEYFPSSSCGKTLSGYHFFFIPSMSMIS